The following nucleotide sequence is from Cellulosilyticum sp. I15G10I2.
TGTCTCACATTCATTTATAAAGTATACATTACAAAAAAATCCCTATGAAATTTTACAGGTTGTTACCTGGAAGTTCATAGGGATTCTTTTATTCTCTCTAAATAATTACATTTGTCCTTCTGGCATAAAAGTTGAACAATCTGTTTGTTGAGCGTCAGAAGCATTTCTAGGTTCAACTTGGATTTGCTCAGCTGCGCAGTGATCTCCAGACATATAATAATGACAAGTATTCACTACACATTTAATGCCTTCGTTAGGATGATTCATTTTATTAACCTTCATCGTATTAACCTCCTAAAATTAATGTTATTTAACGAGATTATTTTACGCAGATTAACTTACTTTAATACATTGAAATGATTGCAATTCTAAATTCATTCAAATTTTAATTCTTTAGTTTTTTGTATTAAATTCAAATTTATTATTCTACTGTAACTGACTTAGCAAGATTTCTCGGTTTGTCGACATCATTTCCTCTTTCTAACGAAGCGTAATAAGCAACAAGCTGAGTAGGCACTGTTGATAAAATTGGCATAAGTAAATCATCTGCCTCTGGAATGTAAATAGTATCATCTGCAACTTTACTAATTTCAAGATTACTTGATTTTGCAATAGCAATAACAAATGCGCCTCTTGCTTTTACTTCCTTGATATTAGAAATCATTTTTTCTGCAAGATTATCTTGTGTAACAACACAAAATACCGGTGTTCCTTTTTCAATAAGTGCAATAGTCCCATGTTTGAGCTCTCCAGCAGCAAAAGCCTCTGTATAAATATAAGAAATCTCTTTTAACTTAAGAGCAGCTTCCTGCGCGGTCATATAATCCAGACCTCTACCTAGATAAAAAGCACTTTTCGTATCTTTAATATCTTTAACAATACTTCTGATAGCTTCTTTTCCATCTAAAATTTGTGCAACAAGTTCTGATAAACTTTCTATTTTATCAATCAGTTCATTATATTTATCACTTGAAATAGTTGTCCTCTTAAGTGCAAAATCAAGTGCTATCATATAAAATGCAACAAGTTGTGCTGTATAGGCTTTAGTAGAGGCAACAGCAATTTCAGGTCCAGCCCATGTATAAAATACATCTGTTGCTTCTCTTGCTACTGAAGATCCTACAACATTTGTTATGGCAAGTACTCTGGCGCCTTTTGACTTCGCAAGCTTCATAGCTGCAAGCGTATCAGCTGTTTCACCTGATTGTGAAACAACAATTAAAAGTGTCTTCTCATCGATAAATGGATCGCTATATCTAAATTCTGAAGCAATATCTACCTCTACAGGAATTTGAGCTAGCTTTTCAATCGCATATTTACCTACAAGCCCCGCATTATAAGCTGTACCACATGCTACAATATAGACTTTACCGACATCTTCAAGTTGCTCTTTGGTCATTCTAATATCATCTAAACGTATTATTCTGTTTTTATCTAATCTTCTAAGCAGTGTGTCTTTAATAGCCTGTGGCTGATCATAGATTTCTTTTAACATAAAATAATCATATCCACTTTTGGATGCTGCTTCAATATCCCAGTCAATGGTTTTTACTTCTTTATCTACTTTGTTTTTATTTTCATCATATACTTTTATTGTATGATCCTTAATATGCACAACTTCTCCATTTTCCAAGAAATAAACTTTTCTTGTATATTTAAGAATAGCAGGCACATCAGATGCAATAAAGAATTCTTCATCGCCAAGGCCCACTATAAGAGGACTTTCTTTTCTAACCGCCACAAGTTCATCGGGATGATTTACAGCAACTACACCTAGGGCATATGCACCTCTTAATTGTTTAATCGTAGTATAAACAGCTTCGATTAAATCACCTTTGTAGTACTTATCCAGAAGATGTACTATTACTTCTGTATCCGTTTCTGACTTAAAAGTATAGCCTTCAGCAATAAGCATTTCTTTGATTTCCATATAATTTTCAATAATACCATTATGAACTACTGCAATAGTTCCATTTTCATTAAGATGGGGATGTGAGTTGCAATCAGAGGGTTCTCCATGAGTTGCCCATCTCGTATGACCGATACCTACCTGGCCTAAAAGAGGCATTTCTTTCAGAAAATTTTCCAATATACTCAAACGCCCTTTTTTCTTTGCATACGCAATAGTATCCTTATTCTGGTTAATAGCGATTCCTGCTGAATCATATCCTCGATATTCAAGTTTCGATAAACCTTCAATAATAACGTCCTCTGCATTTCTTTTTCCTACATAACCAACAATTCCGCACATAGTAAACAAACCTCCTGATATTTAGTTTTTTAGTATCAGGGAAATTCACGATAGACCTTTTGTTCTAAAGATTGCTCCTTAGGTTTGTAAATCTATTAAGGGTGTGATCCCTCTAGAGTATCCGCCGAATATTCGATAACCCTAGTCCTCGTCAACTTGACCTTGTCAAGTTCTGGCGCTTTCTTATTTCTATTTCCCATCTGCCTATTATACCATAATATTATATTAATGCTATACAAAATATTCAAATTGTCCTATACTAAATATTTTAAATATTATAATAAAAAAAGCAAAACACCGAAGTGCTTTACTTTTAATAGCTATTTTATTTTCTTGGCAACCAACTCTTTACGGTTTCTTTAATAGCTTTTTTCAACTGACTAGCTTGCTGAGTTGTAAGCTGTTTATTTGTTACACCCTGATCTACTACTTTAAAATACTCCGCCATAACCTGCTTTTTAAATTTTCTAATAGATATTTTTTCAGCTTTTAATACATCTTCTAATTTCTTTCCTTGCTTTATATAGTTAGCTAACTCTCTGCTATCTACACCAAATGATTTCAAGGTCGTTTCAATTACCTTAAAGTTGTCTAATACAAAAGGCTGTGCTTGACTTTGTTTAGATGGATCATTTGGTCTTCTTGGCTGCCTTGTATTTGATCCAGGTGTTGCTGTACCTGGTGCTGTTGGGGCTACAGTACTTGGTGTTGGAGTTGTCGTCCCTGGTGTTGTTGGAGTTGCCCCTGGTCTAGGTGTAGTTGGCGCGGTTGTTGCTCCATTATTTGGTCTTGGAGCCTGATGAGCAGGCGTAATGTGTTGTTCTGCATCTGGTGTTGCAGGGGGTACCGCTGGTGCTTGATGTGTGGGGGTAATATGCTGTTCTGCATCTGGTGTTGCGGGTGGTACCGCTGGTGCTTGGTGTGTTGGTGTAACATGCTGTGGAGCTGTTGCAAAAGCATTGCTGCACATTACACATATCAATGTTGTAAAAGCCATTATTTTAACTATTCTTTTTGTCATTGTGAACCTCCTTAAATAATCTTATATCTATATATTGTGGAAAATTCTCAATTCTATACTGTTAAAAAAAGGAATGCTTTTTTTCATTAGATGTA
It contains:
- the glmS gene encoding glutamine--fructose-6-phosphate transaminase (isomerizing) — its product is MCGIVGYVGKRNAEDVIIEGLSKLEYRGYDSAGIAINQNKDTIAYAKKKGRLSILENFLKEMPLLGQVGIGHTRWATHGEPSDCNSHPHLNENGTIAVVHNGIIENYMEIKEMLIAEGYTFKSETDTEVIVHLLDKYYKGDLIEAVYTTIKQLRGAYALGVVAVNHPDELVAVRKESPLIVGLGDEEFFIASDVPAILKYTRKVYFLENGEVVHIKDHTIKVYDENKNKVDKEVKTIDWDIEAASKSGYDYFMLKEIYDQPQAIKDTLLRRLDKNRIIRLDDIRMTKEQLEDVGKVYIVACGTAYNAGLVGKYAIEKLAQIPVEVDIASEFRYSDPFIDEKTLLIVVSQSGETADTLAAMKLAKSKGARVLAITNVVGSSVAREATDVFYTWAGPEIAVASTKAYTAQLVAFYMIALDFALKRTTISSDKYNELIDKIESLSELVAQILDGKEAIRSIVKDIKDTKSAFYLGRGLDYMTAQEAALKLKEISYIYTEAFAAGELKHGTIALIEKGTPVFCVVTQDNLAEKMISNIKEVKARGAFVIAIAKSSNLEISKVADDTIYIPEADDLLMPILSTVPTQLVAYYASLERGNDVDKPRNLAKSVTVE
- a CDS encoding DUF1540 domain-containing protein, which encodes MKVNKMNHPNEGIKCVVNTCHYYMSGDHCAAEQIQVEPRNASDAQQTDCSTFMPEGQM